The region TCCTACACTTCCGCCGATACCAAAATCTTGAATATTTGAGTGTGATACATCTAAGGAAGGATTAAACGTCATCTTTTTGCGAGAAGTAAGGTATATGTTCGTGATAAGAGATTCTCCTAGTGGATCTCTTTTATCTTCAACATACTCTATAACGGGGTAGTTAAAGGTTCTTAAGTTACTAATAGAACGCGAAGTTAGTACTCGTCTAAAATCGCTAAAAACACTTCCTTTTGTTATGAAAATGGCATCTGTAAGTGCTTTTGGCTTGTACTGGAGTTTAGTTGAACTGTATATATTAAAGTTATTGTATTTAATACTATCTAAGACTACTTCTTTGTTTTTAGAACTGTTATCTGTAAATATATTAACATCAGTAATTTTATAAATCTTAAAAGGAACTTGGATTAATGTATCGCCTGACTTTACTGTTCTTGGGTCTATGATTAATTCTATATTAGCTTTGTTCTTTTTGTGAAGAATAGTGTCTACTTCATATCTGATATTTAGTTCTTGGAAGTAGTAAGCACCGTTATTTCTGAAATCTACTGCTAATCTTTTGCGTTCTTCTTCAAAATTTTTAACATCAAATACTGTATTTGCTTTGATTTTACTCTTCGCTTTGGAAGTTAAATATAAACTATCTAATTCTTTTGTACTAATTTTTGTACTAATGCTATCGATGATATAAGGCTCGCCAGTAGTTATAGAATAAGCATTTTTTACTTTTTTTATAGATGTTGTATCTAACTTAGTTGTTATTTGTGTATCAAAATATCCTTTGTTAAAATAATAATTTTTAAGACGGGTAATAGACTTATTAGTTCTTAAGGAATCATATAATACAGGCGCTTCCCCTGTTTTGAGTAGAAAATTGTTGATACCAGAAACAATAAATGATTCCCCCAATCGATTAACTTGTTTTTTTGAAAGTACACTTTCTAATGTCTTTTCTTTACTAGGGTTGTTTTTTAACCACACGTGATATAGTGAATCTGCATTAGGTCTAGCCATATTGTATAAATATAGGCGTAATCTAATATTGGTCATCGGAAAAGTACTATTAGGATGTTGGTATAGCTGTGCTATAACCTCTTCCTTAGAAGTCTTTTTACCATTTTCATAAATGGTATTGTCTACTAATAGCGCTCTATTAGTAGGCACTTTTTCTGTTATTGAGCAAGAAAAAAAACATATGCTCATTAATAGAATTAGTAGTATTTTTGGTAAAAATTTGCTCAAAGTAGTATAGTCAATTATCAGTCAAAAATACAGTTTTTTATGGTTACGAAAAACCAAATCAAATTAATTAAGAGTTTACATCAAAAAAAATATAGAAAAGAACATCAACTTTTTATTGCAGAGGGTGTTAAAGTAATCAGTGAATTAGTGAAATCTACATTGGTTTTAGAGCATATCTATTGTACAGAAGAACTTAAGTTTAGTGTTCCACAGTCGAAGATTTCTATTGTCAGTAAAGATGATTTAAAAAAAATGTCAGCACTGAGTACTACTTCTAATTCTTTAGCAGTATTTCATTGTACAGAAGAGAAGCCTGTCAATTATAATGACCTAATTGTCGCTCTAGACGATATCCGAGATCCGGGTAACCTAGGTACTATTATACGTTTATGTGATTGGTTTGGCATAAAGAATATTATATGTACAAATGAAACAGTAGATGTATATAATCCTAAAGTAGTACAAGCTACTATGGGGTCTATCTCTAGAGTTAATATTGTTTATGGAGATTTACCTACATTAATACGAGATGGTGGAGATGTGCCTGTATATGGTACATTTATGGATGGTGAGAATATCTATCAGAAGACTATAGTTAATCACGGGATTATAGTGATGGGTAATGAAGCTAATGGTATTTCTAATGAAATCGAAGAGTTAGTTACAGAGAAGATAGCAATACCTAGATATGGAAATTTACAACAAACAGAAAGTCTAAATGTAGCAATGGCTGCTTCAATAGTATTAAGTGAGTTTAGAAGACATAATTTTTAAATACGTAAGTAAAAGGTTATTTTATATCATCGAAAGATGCTGACCTTGGAGATAGTTGCTTACTAAGTGCATATTCTTTGAGGATTTCGTGCTTAGGGACTTTCCTTTAGCAATAGAACTGCATGTAATCTGCACGTATACTTTAACAATACAGCACTAAAAAAGGGATATCGAAGTTAGATATCCCTTTTTTAGTGCTGTATTGTTAGTGAAATGTGAAGTTGATAAATATACCCCTAGATTTCATTGATTCTATATTTCCAGTCCATGGACTATTTGCGTTTTTATCTCTGATTAATTCATCATTGATGCCAAATACACCACGTATAGATGGAGAGAATTTGAAATATTCAAAGTAAAAATCTATACCTGCTCCAATTTCGTAATTAGTCGTTAACTTTTCTACCCTCCATATACCTTCATAATTATCACCATCTACTTTATTGTTGCTACTCAAGTTTAAGTCTAGCGATACTCCTGCTAGTACATATGGACGAACATTACCTGTTCGAAGTGCAGAGAATTTTAATAGTAAGGGAAAGTGGAGGTATGTTGAACTAGTTGATTTAATAGAAGAACTATTTAATTCAAATTCTGTTGGATTAGGATTGCTATGTTGGTTTGCATAGTAATCATAAATGAGTGCTCTAGGAAATGAAAGTTCTCTTTTTGCATATGATAAACCTGGTT is a window of Myroides oncorhynchi DNA encoding:
- a CDS encoding TrmH family RNA methyltransferase yields the protein MVTKNQIKLIKSLHQKKYRKEHQLFIAEGVKVISELVKSTLVLEHIYCTEELKFSVPQSKISIVSKDDLKKMSALSTTSNSLAVFHCTEEKPVNYNDLIVALDDIRDPGNLGTIIRLCDWFGIKNIICTNETVDVYNPKVVQATMGSISRVNIVYGDLPTLIRDGGDVPVYGTFMDGENIYQKTIVNHGIIVMGNEANGISNEIEELVTEKIAIPRYGNLQQTESLNVAMAASIVLSEFRRHNF
- a CDS encoding porin family protein; the encoded protein is MKRLIVFIIILFASSQSYGQWIFGKNPMLNKRDWDKQRVHWGYYLGFNSYNYKFNYDANYYHKLQELKEKYPNDFTEIQVKSSFGFNVGLVGNLRLMEYIDLRFEPGLSYAKRELSFPRALIYDYYANQHSNPNPTEFELNSSSIKSTSSTYLHFPLLLKFSALRTGNVRPYVLAGVSLDLNLSSNNKVDGDNYEGIWRVEKLTTNYEIGAGIDFYFEYFKFSPSIRGVFGINDELIRDKNANSPWTGNIESMKSRGIFINFTFH